From the Bubalus kerabau isolate K-KA32 ecotype Philippines breed swamp buffalo chromosome 2, PCC_UOA_SB_1v2, whole genome shotgun sequence genome, one window contains:
- the LRRC3 gene encoding leucine-rich repeat-containing protein 3, with protein MVSMGPTGRQSPSSLPVPAGGPCLLLLFCLRLGASCPQNCQCPDHAGAVAVHCSARGLQEVPKDIPADTVLLKLDANKIARIPNGAFQHLHQLRELDLSQNAIETIGPAAFSGLAGGLRLLDLSHNRLRRIPKDALGKLSAKIRLAHNPLHCECALQEALWELKLDPDSVDEIACHTSVQEEYVGKPLIQALDSGVSFCSVHHKTTDVAMLVTMFGWFAMVITYVVYYVRQNQEDARRHLEYLKSLPSTPMSKDPTSSAP; from the coding sequence ATGGTCAGCATGGGCCCAACAGGCAGGCAAAGCCCCTCCTCCCTGCCGGTCCCTGCAGGAGGGCCCTGCCTGCTCCTGCTCTTCTGCCTGAGGCTAGGTGCCTCTTGCCCACAAAACTGCCAGTGCCCTGACCACGCGGGGGCGGTGGCTGTCCACTGCAGTGCGAGGGGCCTGCAGGAGGTCCCCAAGGACATCCCCGCAGACACTGTGCTCCTGAAGCTTGATGCCAACAAGATCGCCCGCATCCCCAACGGGGCCTTCCAGCACCTGCACCAGCTGAGAGAGCTGGACCTGTCGCAGAACGCCATCGAGACCATCGGCCCCGCCGCCTTTTCAGGCCTAGCCGGGGGCCTGCGGCTGCTGGACCTATCTCACAACCGCCTCCGGAGGATCCCCAAGGACGCGCTGGGCAAGCTCAGCGCCAAGATCCGCCTGGCCCACAACCCGCTGCACTGTGAGTGCGCCCTGCAAGAGGCCCTGTGGGAGCTGAAGCTGGACCCCGACTCAGTGGACGAGATCGCCTGCCACACCTCGGTGCAGGAGGAGTATGTGGGGAAGCCACTGATCCAGGCTCTCGACTCTGGCGTCAGCTTCTGCAGCGTCCACCACAAGACCACCGATGTGGCCATGCTGGTCACCATGTTCGGCTGGTTCGCCATGGTGATCACCTACGTTGTGTACTACGTGCGACAGAACCAGGAGGATGCCAGGAGGCACCTGGAGTACCTCAAGTCCCTGCCCAGCACCCCCATGTCCAAGGACCCCACCAGCTCTGCACCCTAG